One Chryseobacterium sp. StRB126 genomic region harbors:
- a CDS encoding MarC family protein, protein MEIFDGFSFKEIVTSFMVLFAVIDIIGSVPIIVSLQQKFGKIEAGKAAITAGVIMIVFLFVGNKILKLIGVDVNSFAIAGAFVIFVIALEMILGIEINKTTEAKAASIVPIAFPLVAGAGTLTTALSLRAEFHDINIIFGIILNTIFVYLVLKSAKWLEQKIGDATLMILQKVFGIILLAISIKLFTANFAQLVLNYVNF, encoded by the coding sequence ATGGAAATTTTTGATGGTTTCTCTTTTAAAGAGATCGTTACCAGCTTTATGGTTCTTTTTGCCGTTATCGATATTATCGGCTCAGTTCCCATTATAGTAAGTCTTCAGCAGAAGTTCGGAAAGATTGAAGCTGGTAAGGCTGCAATTACTGCAGGAGTAATTATGATTGTTTTCCTATTTGTAGGAAATAAAATTCTAAAGCTCATTGGAGTAGATGTCAATTCATTTGCGATTGCCGGAGCTTTTGTGATTTTTGTCATAGCGCTGGAAATGATTTTAGGAATTGAAATCAATAAAACAACCGAGGCAAAGGCTGCATCTATCGTACCCATCGCATTTCCACTGGTTGCAGGTGCCGGAACTCTAACAACAGCGCTATCCCTCAGAGCTGAATTTCATGATATTAATATTATTTTCGGAATTATTCTTAATACAATTTTCGTATATTTGGTGCTGAAATCAGCGAAATGGTTGGAGCAGAAAATAGGAGATGCTACTTTGATGATTCTTCAGAAAGTTTTCGGTATTATCCTTTTAGCGATTTCAATTAAATTATTCACTGCAAATTTTGCCCAATTGGTGCTGAATTATGTTAATTTTTAA